Below is a window of Paraburkholderia kururiensis DNA.
AGAGCACGGGCGCCGCAATGGATGCGCAATCGGCAAGGTGCGCCTCGTCGGTCAGCGCGACCCAGCCGCGCACGTTCGGGCACAGCGGCGCGAGTTGCGCAACGAGCGGCGCGAAGGTGGTGTCGAACAGCACGTAGCGGTCGTCGGCGTCGTTGACGATGAACGCGATCTGCTCGGGAAAGAGACGCGGATTGATGGTATGGCACACCGCGCCGAAGCCCGTCACGCCGAAGTAGGCCTCGAGATGCCGGTAGCCGTTCCAGGCGAGCGTGCCGATGCGCTCGCCCGCCGTGATGCCGAGCCTCATGAGCGCCTGCGCGAGCTGTTTCGAGCGCTGTTCGCACTCGCGGTAGGTGTAGCGGTGAATGTCGCCTTCGATGCGGCGCGACACAATCCCCGTGGTGCCGTGATAGCGCGCGGCGTGCGCGATCAGCGACGACACGTTGAGCGGCACGTCCATCATTTGTCCCAGCAGCGGCGTTGTCATGGGCACGGGTCTCCTCGCCTCGTTCTGTGCTCGTCGTGTCTTTACGCTATCTGTCGCGGCTGCGGCGGCGTGCCGTTCGACATTGCGCCATACGCCGCGGCGAACAGTGTCGCGCTTGCAACGTGACGCCTCGTCACCATGATGCCGCGAAGCCCTGAACGGCCCCAGGCACGGCGCCTGCAGGCCCGCGGACGCGGACTTACAATATCGGTTAACCCAGAGGCGCTCAACATGTCGTTTTCACCAGGCACTTCACAGGCCGCCGGCCACGGCGACGTTGCTGCGACGGCCCCTTCCGCTGATCCTTCCGCCGCTGCGGGTCCTGTCGAACAGGGCGCATCCACGTCCCTGCTCTCGCGCGTCACGTCGGCCATCACAACTTCGCGCGAAGGCGCGTTCGCCACACTCGGTCCCACCTTCATGACACGGCTGCCCGCGGCGCCCTTGCCGCAGCCCTACGTCGTGGGCTTTTCGGAAGATACGGCACGGCTGCTCGGATTCGATCCCGCCGTCGTGCAGGACCCGGGCTTCGCCGCCTGGTTCAGCGGCAGTCCCACGCGCGACTGGCCCGATCATGCGATGCCCTACGCGTCCGTTTATTCAGGACACCAGTTCGGCGTATGGGCCGGGCAGCTCGGCGACGGGCGCGCCATCGGGCTCGGCGAGGTCGAGCACGCAGGCCGGCGTTACGAACTGCAATTAAAGGGCAGCGGCCGCACGCCCTATTCGCGCATGGGAGACGGGCGCGCCGTGCTGCGTTCGTCGATTCGCGAATTCCTGTGCTCCGAAGCCATGCATCATCTGGGCATTCCCACCACGCACGCACTCTGCGTCACGGGCTCGGACCAGCCGGTACGGCGCGAGGAGATCGAAACCGCGGCGGTGGTCACGCGCGTGTCGCCCAGCTTCGTGCGCTTCGGCCACTTCGAGCACTTCTACGCGAACGACCGCGTCGACGCGCTGCGCACGCTCGCCGATCACGTGATCGACCGCTTCTATCCGCACTGCCGCGAGGCGGACGACCCTTATCTCGCGCTGCTCGCCGAGGCGGTGCGGTCCACGGCATCGCTCGTTGCGCAGTGGCAGGCCGTAGGTTTCTGCCACGGCGTGATGAACACGGACAACATGTCGGTCCTTGGCCTTACGATCGACTACGGTCCGTTCGGTTTCATGGACGGCTTCGACGCCGGCCACATCTGCAATCACTCGGACTCGCAGGGCCGCTACGCGTATCGCATGCAGCCGCAGATCGCCTACTGGAACCTGTTCTGTCTTGCCCAGGCGCTGTTGCCCATCATCGGTGAACGGCACGACGCAGCGAAGCGCGGCGAGCGTGCCGTGGAAGATGCGCAGCGCGTGCTGGAAGGCTTCAAGGAACACTTCGCGCCGTCGCTCGAACAGCGGCTGCGCGACAAGCTCGGGCTCGAGACCGCGCGCGAAGGCGACGATGCCCTCGCCAACCGGCTGCTCGAAATCATGCACGCGAACCGCGCCGACTTCACGCTGACGTTCCGCAATCTCGCCCGTCTATCAAAGCACCGAAAAGACGACGTGAGCGCCGACGCGCCGGTGCGCGACCTGTTCCTCGATCGCGCCGCATTCGATGCCTGGGCCGCCGACTATCGCGCGCGGCTCGCAACGGAAACGCGCGACGACGCCTCGCGTGCCGCCGCCATGAATCGCGTGAATCCGAAGTTCGTGTTGCGCAATCACCTCGCGGAAACAGCAATTCGCCGCGCGAAGGAAAAGGACTTCAGCGAGGTGGAGCGCCTCGCCGCCGTGCTGCAACACCCGTTCGACGAACAGCCCCAATACGAAAGCTATGCCGCGCTGCCGCCCGACTGGGCCGGCTCGCTCGAAGTGAGCTGCTCGTCGTGATCGCGCTGTTCACGATGTCACGCTTCTTCGCCCCCTCACGAAACACACCCACAGGACACACCATGACCGAGGACGATCACAACTCCGACGCCTACCCCGGACAGCAGGACGACGCCGAATGGCGCGCGAAACTTTCCGAAACCGAGTACGAGGTGACGCGCCACGCCGCGACCGAACGCCCCTTCTCGGGCCGCTACTGGGACCACTGGGACCGCGGCATCTACGACTGCGTCTGCTGCGGCACGCCGCTCTTCGAATCGGATACGAAGTTCGACGCCGGATGCGGCTGGCCGAGCTACTTCCGCCCCATCAACGGCGAGGTCATCGAGGAACGCACCGACCGCTCGCACGGCATGCTTCGTATCGAAGTGCGCTGCAAGAATTGCGGCGCCCACCTGGGCCACGTCTTCGAAGACGGCCCGGCGCCCACCGGCCTGCGGTATTGCATCAATTCGGCTGCGCTACAATTCGAGCCGAAATAACGGCGGGTATTGCCAGTCTTTGCCGGTCTTTGCCGGTCTTTGCCGATCATCGCCAGTCGCCTTCGGCGCGGGCGAACCTTGAGCACATCGCCCGGCCTGGCCGCTTCGTGCCGCCAGGCCGGGCTGCGGCGCGACGCAACACGTTGCGCGGGCGCCGCGCCTGCCCTGGCTGCGCCCGCACCTTCCCTTCTCCGGAACCTCAAGCCACGATGAAATTCCTGTTCGATCTGTTCCCCATCATCCTGTTCTTCATCGCGTTCAAGGTGTGGGGCATCTTCCCGGCCACGGCCGTCGCGATTGCCGCGACGCTCGTGCAGATCGCATGGGTGGCGTTCCGGCATCGCAAGGTCGACACGATGCTGTGGATCAGTCTCGGCGTGGTGACCGTGTTCGGCGGCGCAACGCTCGTGTTTCACAACGACACGTTCATCAAGTGGAAACCCACGGTGCTGTACTGGGCGTTCTCCGTCGTGCTCGTGTTCTCGCAGTTCGCGTTCGGCAAGAATCTTATCGAAGCCATGATGGGCAAGCAGATCACGCTGCCGCACCGCGTGTGGGGCCAGCTCAACATCGTGTGGGCCGTGTTCTTCGTGCTGCTCGGGCTCGTCAATCTGTTCGTCGCCTACAACTTCACGACCGACACGTGGGTCAACTTCAAGCTCTTCGGCGCGACCGGCCTCCTGGTGGTGTTCATCGTCGGGCAGAGCCTGTGGCTCGCGAAGTACATGAAGGAAGAGGAGTAAGACGTGAGCGACGCCTTCCTGCACGCAAGCCCCGAGGAGCGCCTCGCGTTCATCCGCAGCCGTCTTTGCGCTGCACTTGCACCGGTGATTTCCATCGACGTTCGCGACGACAGCGCGCAGCACGCAGGCCACGCCGGCGCCGCTGCGGGCGGCCATTACAGCGTGACGATCGTGGCCGCCGCGTTCGCCGGCAAGCCGCGCGTGGCGCGGCATCGCATGGTGTATGATGCGCTGGCCGATGCGCTGCAGCGCGGCATTCACGCGCTCGCCATCACGGCGTACACGCCCGAAGAAGCCGGCTCGCTGCCCCGCTAGCAAGCCTACATTTCTTTGCTCCGTTAGGACTTTTCCGATGATCTTGAAGAAGACCCGTCTCTGGGTGATGCTGGCTGCGTTCGCGGCCGCGCCCGCGTTTGCACAGAACATCGCCGTCGTGAACGGCACGCCGATTCCGAAGTCGCGTGCCGACGCGCTGATCGCGCAGCTGGTGCATCAAGGCCAGCAAGACACGCCGCAGCTTCAGACTGCGGTGCGCGAAGAACTGGTCAATCGCGAGATTCTCATGCAGGAAGCGGCACGCCGCGGCCTGCCCACGCGGCCCGACATCAAGGCGCAGATCGCCGTTGCCCAGCAGACCGTCGTGCTGCGCGCGCTGATCGAAGACTTCATGAAGAACAACGCGCCCACGGACGCGGAAATCAAGGCGCGCTACGACCAGTTGGTCCAGCAGGCGGGCGGCAAGGAATATCACCTGCACCACATCCTCGTGGACAACGAGCAGCAGGCCAAAGACCTGATCGCGAAGATCAAGGCCGGCGCGAGCTTCGAAGACCTCGCGAAGCAGTA
It encodes the following:
- a CDS encoding septation protein A — its product is MKFLFDLFPIILFFIAFKVWGIFPATAVAIAATLVQIAWVAFRHRKVDTMLWISLGVVTVFGGATLVFHNDTFIKWKPTVLYWAFSVVLVFSQFAFGKNLIEAMMGKQITLPHRVWGQLNIVWAVFFVLLGLVNLFVAYNFTTDTWVNFKLFGATGLLVVFIVGQSLWLAKYMKEEE
- a CDS encoding BolA family protein, which translates into the protein MSDAFLHASPEERLAFIRSRLCAALAPVISIDVRDDSAQHAGHAGAAAGGHYSVTIVAAAFAGKPRVARHRMVYDALADALQRGIHALAITAYTPEEAGSLPR
- the msrB gene encoding peptide-methionine (R)-S-oxide reductase MsrB codes for the protein MTEDDHNSDAYPGQQDDAEWRAKLSETEYEVTRHAATERPFSGRYWDHWDRGIYDCVCCGTPLFESDTKFDAGCGWPSYFRPINGEVIEERTDRSHGMLRIEVRCKNCGAHLGHVFEDGPAPTGLRYCINSAALQFEPK
- a CDS encoding peptidylprolyl isomerase encodes the protein MILKKTRLWVMLAAFAAAPAFAQNIAVVNGTPIPKSRADALIAQLVHQGQQDTPQLQTAVREELVNREILMQEAARRGLPTRPDIKAQIAVAQQTVVLRALIEDFMKNNAPTDAEIKARYDQLVQQAGGKEYHLHHILVDNEQQAKDLIAKIKAGASFEDLAKQYSKDPGSGKNGGDLDWSDPRAYVPEFAAAAQKLQQGQMTDTPVHTQFGWHIIRVDGIRNITPPPLEQVKTQIVQQMQQEKLQAFEENLRKQAKIQ
- a CDS encoding protein adenylyltransferase SelO, whose translation is MSFSPGTSQAAGHGDVAATAPSADPSAAAGPVEQGASTSLLSRVTSAITTSREGAFATLGPTFMTRLPAAPLPQPYVVGFSEDTARLLGFDPAVVQDPGFAAWFSGSPTRDWPDHAMPYASVYSGHQFGVWAGQLGDGRAIGLGEVEHAGRRYELQLKGSGRTPYSRMGDGRAVLRSSIREFLCSEAMHHLGIPTTHALCVTGSDQPVRREEIETAAVVTRVSPSFVRFGHFEHFYANDRVDALRTLADHVIDRFYPHCREADDPYLALLAEAVRSTASLVAQWQAVGFCHGVMNTDNMSVLGLTIDYGPFGFMDGFDAGHICNHSDSQGRYAYRMQPQIAYWNLFCLAQALLPIIGERHDAAKRGERAVEDAQRVLEGFKEHFAPSLEQRLRDKLGLETAREGDDALANRLLEIMHANRADFTLTFRNLARLSKHRKDDVSADAPVRDLFLDRAAFDAWAADYRARLATETRDDASRAAAMNRVNPKFVLRNHLAETAIRRAKEKDFSEVERLAAVLQHPFDEQPQYESYAALPPDWAGSLEVSCSS